The following coding sequences are from one Rhineura floridana isolate rRhiFlo1 chromosome 2, rRhiFlo1.hap2, whole genome shotgun sequence window:
- the LOC133377878 gene encoding transmembrane ascorbate-dependent reductase CYB561 isoform X2, which yields MEDSPARRPPSPGGLTYAMAASQILGLAVITMTGAWMGHYQGGIAWENSKLQFNVHPLCMVIGMVFLQGDALLVYRVFRNESKRSTKILHGLLHALALVIALVGLVAIFQYHKKQGFPDMYSVHSWCGILAFGFYFIQWLLGLCFFLFPGASFSLRSRYKPQHVFFGAAILILSIATALLGILEVLLFKINDTYSSFAPEGVLANVLGLLLVAFGTVVGYILTREEWQRPPLAEELALSMDFKTLTEEGSPASSR from the exons atGGAGGATTCCCCTGCCCGGAGGCCCCCGAGCCCAGGAGGCCTCACCTACGCGATGGCCGCTTCACAGATCCTGGGCCTCGCTGTGATCACCATGACAGGGGCCTGGATGGGCCACTACCAGGGAGGCATCGCGTGGGAGAACTCAAAATTGCAGTTCAACGTCCACCCGCTGTGCATGGTCATTGGGATGGTCTTCCTGCAAGGGGATG CCCTCCTGGTCTATCGGGTCTTCAGGAACGAGAGCAAGCGCTCCACCAAGATCCTGCATGGGCTCCTCCATGCCCTTGCGCTCGTCATTGCGCTAGTTG GCCTGGTTGCCATTTTCCAGTACCACAAGAAGCAGGGCTTTCCGGACATGTACAGCGTGCACAGCTGGTGTGGCATCCTGGCTTTCGGCTTCTACTTCATACAG tggcTGCTTGGCTTgtgcttcttcctcttccccggCGCATCGTTCTCACTCCGCAGCAGATACAAGCCCCAGCACGTCTTCTTCGGAGCCGCCATCCTCATCCTGTCCATCGCCACCGCCCTGCTGGGCATCCTCGAGGTCCTGCTCTTCAAAATAAA TGACACCTACAGTTCCTTTGCGCCCGAAGGAGTCCTTGCCAATGTCTTGGGCCTGCTGCTGGTTGCTTTTGGGACAGTTGTGGGCTACATCCTGACCCGGGAGGAGTGGCAGAGGCCCCCCTTGGCCGAGGAGCTGGCGCTGTCCATGGATTTCAAAACCCTCACAGAAGAGGGCAGCCCAGCAAGCTCCCGCTGA
- the LOC133377878 gene encoding transmembrane ascorbate-dependent reductase CYB561 isoform X1, translating into MEDSPARRPPSPGGLTYAMAASQILGLAVITMTGAWMGHYQGGIAWENSKLQFNVHPLCMVIGMVFLQGDALLVYRVFRNESKRSTKILHGLLHALALVIALVGLVAIFQYHKKQGFPDMYSVHSWCGILAFGFYFIQWLLGLCFFLFPGASFSLRSRYKPQHVFFGAAILILSIATALLGILEVLLFKIKKKWNHFTLVRGRCQHQLSLTRLKKQSDTYSSFAPEGVLANVLGLLLVAFGTVVGYILTREEWQRPPLAEELALSMDFKTLTEEGSPASSR; encoded by the exons atGGAGGATTCCCCTGCCCGGAGGCCCCCGAGCCCAGGAGGCCTCACCTACGCGATGGCCGCTTCACAGATCCTGGGCCTCGCTGTGATCACCATGACAGGGGCCTGGATGGGCCACTACCAGGGAGGCATCGCGTGGGAGAACTCAAAATTGCAGTTCAACGTCCACCCGCTGTGCATGGTCATTGGGATGGTCTTCCTGCAAGGGGATG CCCTCCTGGTCTATCGGGTCTTCAGGAACGAGAGCAAGCGCTCCACCAAGATCCTGCATGGGCTCCTCCATGCCCTTGCGCTCGTCATTGCGCTAGTTG GCCTGGTTGCCATTTTCCAGTACCACAAGAAGCAGGGCTTTCCGGACATGTACAGCGTGCACAGCTGGTGTGGCATCCTGGCTTTCGGCTTCTACTTCATACAG tggcTGCTTGGCTTgtgcttcttcctcttccccggCGCATCGTTCTCACTCCGCAGCAGATACAAGCCCCAGCACGTCTTCTTCGGAGCCGCCATCCTCATCCTGTCCATCGCCACCGCCCTGCTGGGCATCCTCGAGGTCCTGCTCTTCAAAATAAA AAAGAAATGGAATCATTTCACCCTTGTGAGAGGCAGATGTCAACATCAGCTTTCTTTGACTAGGCTTAAGAAGCAGAG TGACACCTACAGTTCCTTTGCGCCCGAAGGAGTCCTTGCCAATGTCTTGGGCCTGCTGCTGGTTGCTTTTGGGACAGTTGTGGGCTACATCCTGACCCGGGAGGAGTGGCAGAGGCCCCCCTTGGCCGAGGAGCTGGCGCTGTCCATGGATTTCAAAACCCTCACAGAAGAGGGCAGCCCAGCAAGCTCCCGCTGA